A stretch of Rhododendron vialii isolate Sample 1 chromosome 4a, ASM3025357v1 DNA encodes these proteins:
- the LOC131324822 gene encoding uncharacterized protein LOC131324822, which produces MRGSENTSTASLSLSPKMMISLKAMQTSFAPKHALFHTRVLHTKNPTLISLCKSKESNAEESQPEGDVQKQELLAKIAMLEAQKVRLTDYLDERSTYLTKFAEEANAELDQFGENALRDLNEASAKIMGDLDSQMQAFEESAELNKAKIEENQKKLAEVEGLIEKDRNEGLFFKNLGQGKPIDKAKAKEEMQKIKEITIDSAGSKTRRNIYLALIGLVAAGIADSLISSSTRWQKVAILGAILVGLISQLIYEQNILSKTEKTEKEKSEDKKD; this is translated from the exons ATGAGAGGCTCTGAAAACACTTCtactgcctctctctctctctctccaaaaatgaTGATTTCCCTCAAAGCCATGCAGACCTCCTTCGCTCCAAAGCATGCCCTTTTCCACACAAGAGTACTCCACACGAAGAATCCCACACTAATCTCACTCTGCAAATCCAAAGAATCCAATGCCGAGGAATCCCAACCTGAAGGAGATGTTCAAAAACAGGAACTGCTTGCCAAAATTGCAATGCTTGAAGCGCAAAAAGTCCGCCTCACCGATTACTTGGACGAGCGGTCCACCTATCTAACCAAATTCGCTGAAGAAGCCAATGCCGAGCTCGACCAGTTTGGAGAAAATGCTCTTAGAGATCTCAATGAAGCCAGTGCCAAG ATAATGGGGGATCTAGACAGCCAAATGCAAGCATTTGAAGAATCTGCAGAGTTGAACAAAGCTAAGATTGAGGAGAATCAAAAGAAGTTAGCAGAAGTTGAAGGCCTGATAGAGAAAGACAGGAATGAAGGGCTATTCTTTAAGAACTTGGGGCAGGGGAAGCCTATTGACAAAGCAAAAGCTAAAGAGGAAATGCAGAAGATTAAGGAGATTACCATAGACAGTGCCGGATCAAAGACTAGGCGGAATATTTACCTCGCATTGATTGGCTTGGTCGCCGCCGGGATCGCTGATTCGTTGATCTCTTCTTCAACCAGATGGCAAAAGGTTGCGATTCTTGGAGCGATTTTGGTGGGTTTGATTTCCCAACTCATCTACGAGCAGAACATATtgtcaaaaacagaaaaaacagaaaaggagaAAAGTGAGGACAAGAAAGATTGa